Genomic window (Chryseobacterium bernardetii):
GCAGAATGTCTTGATACCATACATTTACCTTGGGAAGAACAGGTGAAGCTAAGAAAAGGATTGCAGGTTGGAAATAAGGTTTTCAGAAAAGGAAAATCAGATGCATTAAAGTTTAAAAACTCCGGTGATATGCCTAAAGCTCCTCTGGCAAAAGCTGAAACCAAAAATATCCGCCAGAAAATAGCTGTTAAAAAGGTTTTGATCGGAAAAGCAGAACACTATTTCTCAAAATCAAAAATAGGACAGTTTTTAGTTGAAAATAATGAGGTATCAGTAGGAGATAAAGTGCTGATTTCCGGCCCTACTACTGGTGAGCAGGAATTTACAATTACTCAGATTTATGCTAACGGAGGACCTTGCGAGACAGCAAAACAGGGAGATCAGATTACTTTTGAAGTTCCGTTTAGAGTTCGTTTATCTGATAAGTTGTACAGAATTTTGGAAAACGCTTAATTTAAAGCTTTTCAGTAAAAATTATTTCATTTAATACCTTATAATTCCTGTTTAGGAAATGACAACAAGCGGAAAAATAGAACTAATGTCTCCTGCAGGCGATTTCACTTCGCTTCAGGCAGCTATAGATAACGGAGCAGACTCCGTTTATTTTGGAGTTGAGCAGCTCAACATGCGTGCAAGAGCAACAATGAACTTTACCATTGATGATCTGCCGGAAATTTCCAGAAGATGTAATGAAAAAGGAGTAAGGACTTATCTTACTCTTAACACCATTATATACGATCATGATCTGTCTATCATCAAAACATTATTGGATAAGGCCAAAGAGGCCGGTCTTACAGCAGTAATTGCCATGGATCAGGCTGTTATCTCTTATGCAAGGCAAATTGGCATGGAGGTACATATTTCAACCCAGATCAACATAACCAATATTGAAACAGTAAAATTTTATGCTCTTTTTGCGGATACTATGGTGATGAGCAGGGAATTAAGCATCACTCAGATCAGAAAAATCTGTGCACAAATTGAAAAAGAGCAGATAAAGGGCCCTTCCGGGAACCTTGTTGAAGTAGAAATTTTCGGGCATGGTGCTTTATGCATGGCTGTTTCAGGGAAGTGCTATTTAAGTCTGCATTCCCACAATTCTTCAGCAAACAGAGGGGCTTGTAAGCAAAATTGCCGGAAAAAATATACGGTGATTGATCAGGAATCAGGCTTTGAAATAGAGCTTGATAATGAGTATATGATGTCTCCTAAAGATCTTTGTACAATTGGTTTTCTGGATCAGATTGTTGATGCAGGAGTGAAAGTACTGAAGATTGAAGGCCGTGGAAGGGCTCCTGAATATGTAGCTACGGTTACGAAATGTTATAGGGAAGCTATCGACTCAATTGCTGAAGGAACATTTTCACAGGAAAAGGTTGCTGAATGGATGAAACAGCTGGAAACTGTATACAACAGAGGGTTCTGGAGCGGATATTATCTTGGCCAGGAGCTTGGAGAATGGTCTTCGAACTCAGGATCCAGTGCAACCCAAAAGAAAGTATATATCGGTAAAGGACGACACTTCTATCCAAAATCCAATATTGCAGAATTCTTAGTTGAAGCTTATGATATTTCTGTAGGAGACAGTATCCTTATACAGGGACCTACTACAGGTTCACAGGAAATGGTGATTGAAACAATGATGGTGGATGAGAAGGCTGGAGCTGATAAAGCGACAAAATCTGATATAATTACCTTTCCTACAGAATTCAGGGTAAGGCCCAGTGATAAATTATACAAAATTGTTAAATCTTAATGGTAATTGTTACACTTCAAAGGGAGAAATGCATTGGCTGCAATTACTGCGCTGAATTTGCTCCGGAATATTTCAGGATGTCTAAAAAAGACGGCAAGTCAGTATTGCTGAAGACTACGGATAAAAAAGGGTTTTATACCTTAAAAACAACTGATACGGAAGCGTTTGAGCCTCTGGACCGTGCAGCAAAAGCCTGCCCTGTAAAAATTATTTCTGTCAGATTAACTTAATAATTATGCTGAAAGCTGAACTTAGAAAAAAATATACACTGAAAAGAAAAGCCTTGTCTTCTGATGAGGCTTTCCTGTTATCCGAAAAGATTTTTGAAAATTTTATCAGTTATTTTCAGCCAAAAGAATTGGAAAAAGTGCATATTTTCATTCCGATTCCTGTCAAAAAAGAAATTGATACCCAAATCTTCATCCATTATTTTTTAAGTCATAATATCCGTGTTTTTGTGCCTAAGATTGCTGAAGATAAATTAATCAATATTGAGATCTTTGAGGACACTGTTTTCAAAGTTAATAACTGGGGAATCTCTGAGCCGGTTTCTAATAATGATTCAGTAGAAGACCATTTCAGTTATGTAATTACCCCTCTTTTGTATTGTGACGGGAAAGGGAATAGAGTAGGATATGGAAAAGGGTTTTATGACGGCTTTTTCCGGAATATATCATCAGAGACAAAAAAAATCGGGGTCAATTACTTTGCCCCCGATGAGATTATAGATGATGTCTGGGAAAATGATATTTCCCTTGACTATTTAGTTACGCCTACCGAAGTACTGTCTTTCTTTAGCGGTTGGGAATAGAAATCTAAAAAGTAAAATTTAAACTCCTTTTTCATCTTGGAGGTTGATAATAAAATATATTGGGCATTCTTTTCAAAGCTTCCCAAGGACTTATTCTTATCATCAAAATACTCTACATTGAATTTAGCAAAGTCTAAAGTGTCTTTCTTATAAAATTCTTTATAAACGTTCAGCTCATTTACCTTAGCGGTTTTTACTTTGAGGCTGTCAAGTTCCTTAAACATTCTTTTGAAGGTCAGGGAATCCGGTTTGTGGAAATAACTTTCCATCTGTGAATAAATAAAACTGTCTACTTCAGTATTCCTGTTACCACTAATATAAAGTGTAGAAAGATCAAGAAGTTCCTGAACTTTTTGTTTGGTAATGGAGTTGATAGCCTGCATACTGTCCATTTGTACAGCCGGGTAACTTTTCGTGTTGTTGCTGTTTCTCAGTTTATCAAGGTCGCTGGCTTCTGTTTTTTTATTACAGGAAGCAAATAAAGTCAGAAGTATGGTGAGGATTAAAAAATTATTTATTCTTTTCATCTGTAGTCGCAATTTTGAATTTAATGGATACGATCTTACCGTTGTCTTTTTTCATTTCTATTACATTCAGATTTTTCAGAGATGTAGTAGGAGTAGTAACGAGGGTGATATACTTTTGTTTGTCTAGTCTTTCAATGCCATAGGTGTTATTGTCATATACCTGGTAGATAACAGCATTATTGCTGATGAGATTTTCAAGCTGGTTTCTTTTCTGCTTAATAAGAGCTACCTGCTCTTCTGAATTTCCTGTAATATCTTTTCTTGAGAAATAATAAGCTGCCATTTTATAATCGTCCGGCTTAAGCTCTATTTTTTCTTCTTCAGGGGCATTTTCAAGATTTCTGTTTACTTCCAGAGGTTCATAGAATGCTGCACTTATTTTCATTTTCAGGTTTTTATCCTTCGTTGAATAAGAAAAACATTCTCCAGGTTTTATCTTGTACATCAAAGGAGATTCGTTTTCCTTCATAACCATGATGTCTAAGGTGTTAATCACAGAAACACCTCTGTCTTTATCAATAAAGCAATAAGTATAAGTTTTTGAAAAAAGTACGTCTTTAAATCCCAGTAAACCTGTTATGGCAATTAGAACAGAAGTGATAAGTGCCCATGCATTCTTTTTGAAGAAGTTTTTCTTAACTGGAACTGCAGAGATTTCAACTTCACCGGATGTATTTTGTTTTTTATTAACTTTTTGATTTTCAGTGATTGTTTTTTGTAAATCAGTATTTTCTATTGGCTGAATTTCAATTTTTTTAGGCTGAATCTCAGTTTTTGGAAGTTCCAGTGCTGCAGAAACCGTTTTTTCAAGTTCATTGATCTCTTCTTCTTCCAGATTTTCATTCTCCTGTAATAATTCTCCGGCAAAAAGATGCTGCTTCTTGAATTCATACCATGAGTCGTACCCCGCATAAATGCTCAATAAATTGAGCATGTCTATTCTGGGTAATTTAGTAACTGGTGAAGTTTTGAAGTAGGTATAAAATGACTTTTCACTGATGTTTCCTTTTGCTTTTTTGCGCAGGTCTTCCTGAAAATATATGATATCTATACCCTTCCACTTAGATATATCATCCTGTGAAGGGGTGTATTCTTTTAAATATTGACCCTGGACATCCTTTTTAAGCTGTTCAAAGTGTAATAGATCTAAATCTGTCAATTTTTTTTAAAATAATTAAATTGTTGATTATCAGTTATGTTTTTTTGTAAAACTATTTTACAAAGGTATTACAATTATTTTTCATAGACAAATTTTCTAACTGCTATACCTTTGTCTTGTTCAAATAACAGAACAGAAGAAAATTTTATAAAACAATATTAACAAAATTAAATTTAATTTATTATGAAAAAGTCATTATTCGTAGCTGCTATCGCTGCAATCTCTCTAGTTGCTTGTAAAAAAACTGACGCTACAGCTACTGAAGGTACAACTGATTCTGCTGCTGCTACTGTAGCTGATTCTGCTGCTACTGTAACTGATTCTGCTGCTAAAGTTGTTGATTCTGCTGCTACTACTGCTGTAGATGCTACTAAAGATGCTGCTGCTGCTACTACTGCTGCTGGAGCTGAAGTTGCTAAAGATGCTGCTAAAGGTGCTGCTGACGCTGCTAAAGGTGCTGCTGATGCTGCTAAAGGTGCTGCTGATGCTGCTAAAGATGCTGCAAAAGACGCTGCTAAAAAATAATTTTAGCTTAGCTTACAATAAAGGAACCGTTTCACCCAGTGAAACGGTTTTTTTATGTTTATCCTGAAACGTTCTCCTTAGATATGTCATAGCAAGCAGAAGTGAAAAGCAATCTCATTACAGATCAATAAGAAGAACTCTGACCTGTAAGAAAATAATCAAATCAAAATTAAGTATTACTTTATCCTTTCTTTTGTCTTAATGATTCGTAACAGGTAATTGCTACAGCATTACTTAAATTTAACGAATCTATGCTTCCGGCCATAGGAATCAATGTATTCTTACCCTTCCCAATCCAGAAATCACTTAATCCGGAATGTTCTGTCCCGAATAATACGGCTGAACGCTGTGTGAAATCTTTTTTGTAAAGATCTTCAGCTGTTTCATCCATCAATGTTGTATAGATATTGAAACTGTTTTTCTGAAGGAATTCCAGGGTTTCCTCATTTTCAGCCTGGTAAAATTCCATACCGAAAAGACAGCCAACACTGGATCTGATCACATTTGGATTATAGAAATCAGTTTTTCCGTCAGCAACAATAAGAGCATCAATACCAAATGCTTCACAGCTTCTCAGAATAGCTCCCAAATTACCTGGCTTTTCTACCCCCTCTACAATAATAACTGTAGCATTAGCTTTTGGAATGTAAGAAGAAAGAGGAACTTCCTTTGCTTTGTATACTCCGATAATACCCTCTGAGCTACCTCTGTAAGCTATCTTTTCGTAAACTTTATCACTTACATAGTGAATTCGTCCTTCAGGAAGCTGTTCTTTAAAAATATCTTCACAGATAAAGAATTCTACAGGTTCAAAATCATATTGTATAGCTCTTGCATTTTCCTGTTGTCCTTCCACAACAAAAACCTTTGACTTTTTACGGAACCTGTTGTCAGTAAGAAGCTTAGTGACATTTTTTATTTTTTCGTTTTGAAAACTTTCTATCAACATTCCGCAAAATTATGCAAAATTTATGAGTGTACTTCTTTGCTTTTTATAAAAAGGCTTTTCCCAGTGATCACAAATGGTCTTTTCTTCTTCTTTTTATCATATACAATGAGACTTATTATCAGAATTATTGACAAAACTTTATAAAGATTTCCATAGAGATTCCCGGAAACATTTTCTGAGACATTGAATATCTCCCAATATAGATTCATAAAAAAATGAAGAAATACAGCTGTCCAGATATTAAAATCCTGTTCAAAATATACCCAGGTGAAAAATATAGAGCCTAAAAATGTAATGGTAAATATCTCAAAAAGTTCTATTGTATTCTGGCTCTGATATAAATGAACCTGTGCAAATAATAATGACCCCAATAAAATGGATGAAAAGAACCCGAGTCTGGTGAATCTATATAAAGTTCCAATGAGAAAGGCTCTGAATATCAGTTCTTCAAAAAATGCAGATGAGACGGTATTGATGAATAATGAATCAAAATTAATTGTTTTGATGGTTTTGAAATGCACTGCGTACCCAATTAACATGGGTAAGGTTCCGATAAAAGGGATCATATAGCCTTTAGCAGCAGATTGATGTAAAGAAAGCAGATCCAATATTTTCTTTTTGGGAAATAATACTTTCAGGGTCGTAATTATAGGAATCAAGGTAACCGTATAGGCTAATGCGTGGGCTATAGCTTTACTATGAAACAACTCTTCAGTAAAATGCTGGATGCTTTTAAAGTAAAACAGATCAAAGAAATAATAGATTACAAATCCTAAGATAAAGATTGAAAAGAAACGGATATTTTTACTCATGTTAATTATTTTGAGCAAAAATGTGGCTTTCACGGAAAAGGATCAATTTAATGTGATGAGCATCAAGAAATAGTGACCAATGACAAGCTGTTATTTTTTAAGATGTTCTAATGTTGGAATGATAACGGGTATAAAGCTTCTCGATACAGCAATATCAAAATCTATTTCCGAAAGAATCAACTTGTAACCCTGAGCATTGCCTTTCAGGTTTCTTACTTTATCAAGGTTAACAATATAGGAGCGGTGGCATCTTTTGATTGTTTGTGTCTGTACCTGTTTCAATATATTGGATAAACTTATTCTGAGCCACATTTTTTTTACAACATCCTTATCTAAATAATATAAGGCACAGTAATTTTCCATAGACTGAATACATAGGAAATCACTTTCAGGAATCATTAATTCAGTATTATTTACTGAAATAGTAAGAATGGGAACTTCAATGGTTTGCAGAGTCATATTTTCAGCCTTATTCCCATAATATTTTTTTAAATAGATATATCTTGATAAAATATAAATGGACGAAGTAGGAATGCCAACAGCCAGAGAATACAGAAACATATAACCATAATTTTCAAAACTGAGTGTTACGTGACTTATGAAGAGTGAATTATAAAAATAAGAAAGAACAGATCCCAGAAAGAGAATTAGAAATACCTTTAAGAGCTCTGATGCAATATTCCAATCTTTGAATCGGGTAGTGCAAAGACTGGATGCAAAAAATGCAGATCCGAAAATAAGAGTGTAAGGAAAGAGAATAAGGTATTTATAAGGATGATGAAAATTTTCCGTACCAAAAGGCTGGAAGACAATCAGGAAAAGGTATACCAGAGTTCCTGCTGCCATAGAGGACAACATGATCTCTTTAACCGATTGGGATTTAGGATATGAATAAGAAGTAAAAGAAAGCATACCTAAAGATTTTATCATGTATTAGTCTGTAATTTATGCAGGATTTTGATCCTTGGCTTTCTTAGAGGTAATCATAAGAAAAATACTTCCGAGCAGCAGAGCAAAACAACTTGCCATCCAAAGAAAGTATCCCGGCCCGTATCCTGTAATAGGAAATTTATGACCGGCTTCATTTACTGTAATTTCTCCAACAGACAGATAGCAGAAAGTAAGTCCAAATGCAATAAGGCTTATCACTGCTGATATTTTTACCTGCTTTAATAACAAAAAAAAAGCTCCTATAAAGAGCAGAGGATTGGCCAGCCATGCTATTCCGCCGCCTTCCATTTCTGCCCAGCCTAATAAGGCACAAGCCAGTCCGCTCATTTCATGATCCTTTGTATATACTGCCGTGAAAGGAAGTGAAGCCAAATAAAGAAGAAGAGATATTAATAGGATGAGATTTGATTTTTTCATGGCGTTATTATTTTTATTCTGTTAAATTACTGTTGTCAATAAGGCTCTGAGGAAGATCTTTTTTATTTTTAATTCCTAATGATTTCAGTTTTTGCGTTTGGATAACAAGATTGTCATTTCCCGTGTAAAGCTGCTTATAGGCATCATTATAAACGTTTTTGGCCAGGTCTATATTGCGTCCTATTTTTTCAAGGTTATCTACAAAACCCACAAATTTATCATAGAGTTTGGCTCCTCTTTCTGCAATTTCCAGAGAATTTCTATTCTGATATTCACGTTTCCACAGATCAGCAATCAGTTTTAAGGAAGTGATAAGATTACTCGGATTTAATAGCAGAATTCTTCTTTCATAGGCATAGTTCCATAGATTCTGATCTGCCTGCATAGCTGCAATATAAGCAGGTTCGCTTGGGATGAACATCATGACAAAATCCAAAGATTTACCATAATCATCATAAGCTTTCTGGCTAAGCTGCATAATATGGTTTTTGATGGAACTCAAATGCTGGTTAAGTTTCATGATATACACATCCTGATCTGTTTCATCCACCAGTTCTGTAAAAGCTGTAAGGGAAACTTTGGAGTCAATGATGACATTTCTTTCATCAGGGTACTTAACTACGGCATCAGGACGCATTTTTTTTCCTGAAAATTCAGAGAAAAGGGCTTTGTTATCTTCATCACGAAGTTCATGTTCAAGAAAATATTCTCTGCCTTTTACCAATCCTGATTTTTCAAGAATACTTTCAAGGATCATTTCGCCCCAGTTTCCCTGGGTTTTACTTTCACCCTTCAGCGCTCTGGTTAATTTTTTGGCATCTTCAGAGATCTGCTGGTTCAGTTCTGCAAGTTCTTTAACTTTTTCTGCAAGAGAGAAACGTTCTTTATTCTCTTTTTCATAAGCTTCATTCACCCTGTTTTTCAAATCTGTAATTTTCTCCTGGAAAGGTTCAAGGATGTTTTTCAGATTATTCTGATTTAAAGTAGTGAACTTTTCGGTTTTCTCTTCTAAGATTTTATTGGCAAGATTTTCAAACTGGAGTTTGGATTCTTCCTGTATTTTGGTGATTTCTTCTTTTTGGGTATTTAATAATTTTTGCAGATTTTCATTCTGAGCAGAAAGTTCAGCGTTTTTAGCAAAAAGATCCTGTTTTTCGGTAAGCAGAGCTTCTATCTGGAAATCCTGCTTTAATGCTGATTGTTTTTGTTCCTGAAACTGGATGTTCAGTGAAGAATGCTGAGCTGAGAGTTTGGCAAATTCATTTTTCAGATCGTTAAGAAGATCCTGCTGTTGTATATTGAGTTCTTTTTCTTTATTGAGATGCTGGTTCAGTTCCTGAATTTTTGCAGTTGAATTTTCAAGATCTGATTTGTTTTTAATGTGCAGGAAATTTAACTCATCATAAATACTTCTTGAAACCGTAGACGATTTCAAGGCAAAATATGAAATAATGGCTCCCAGGGCTGCGCCAACAATACATCCAATAATTAAATAGGTCATCTCCATTCTTCAAAATTAGGAAAAAAGGCTGGAAGTTGATCCCGGATATTGAATTCGCAGTTAGAATTTCAACCCATAAATAGCCTTAGCAAAAAGTTCTGGTTTGATTTGGTTTTGAGGTGATAAAAGTTAAACTATAGCTGTTTTTCCTTTTTTTTAAAGTATTTGATTGCTGGGTAATGAACAACCAATATTATTAAAAGTACTTAAGCTTCCTTCTCCTTTCTTCAGACAGAATCCCTATATTTATGGGAAATTTCAGAAATATTATGAATATCTTATTGGTAGAGGACGATCAGAGAATTAGCAGCTTCCTGTTGAAAGGACTTTCTGAAGCCGGCTATATGATAACGCTCGCAGACTCTGGTGAAAAAGCCAGAGAAATCCTTCATACCTATGATTTTGATATTATACTGATGGATATTATGCTTCCCGGACTGGATGGGATGCAGCTCACACAAATCATAAGGTTTAAAGGAAATTATACTCCGATCCTGGTTTTAAGTGCTTTGAACAGTCCGGATGATAAAATTAAAATGCTGGATCTTGGCGCAGATGATTATTTATCCAAACCTTTTCATTTTGAAGAACTGATCTCAAGGATCAAAGCACTGACAAGGAGAAATAAATTGAGCTATAAAAAAGAAGATAATCATCTGTCATGTGGAAACATTATAATTGATACAGATCTTCATAAAGTCACCCAAAATGATAAAGAGATTGAGTTTTCACCTACAGAATACAAACTTTTTACTTTTCTGATGGAAAATAAAAATAAAGTATTGAGCAGAACCCAGATTCTGCATAACGTATGGGGAATTGATTTTGACAGTTCAACGAATGTGGTGGATGTGTATATTTCCTATGTCCGCAATAAAATTGATGAATCCGGGCAGAAAATTATTCATACTGTGAAGGGAACAGGATACTTAATTAAAGATTAAAATGACGCTTAGGAGCAGATTTACACTTATTTCAAGCCTTTCATTCGGTATTGTTTCTATCATCACATCTGCGGTGATATTTTTTGCCTATTATGATAGTACAAAGATTTTTTATTTTGAAAAGCTTAGAAATACAGCTCTGATTTCTGCCATTTATTATCTTGAAAAAGATGAATTGCCCAAAGACAGACATGCCCAGATTAAACAGGAATATAAACGCCTTATTCAGAATAATCAGGTAGCCGTTTATAATCAGAATAATGAAGTGACATTTGGCCAGAATCTGGATGATAAGAATATCAGACTTTCTCATTTGCAGGCGGCCAGAAATAACAAGGGAACTCAGTTTATGTCTGATAATCAGTTTTACTACGGAATCTTTTATCCGGATAATCAGGGAGATTTTGTTGTTTTTGTAAAATCTCCGAATGATTCTTTTCAATCACAGATCTGGAGGCTCGCTATTATTATGCTTTCTGTGCTAATTATCGGGTTATTGGCCATTTATTTCTTGAGCCGGTATCTTTCAAAGGTGGTGTATAAACCTATCTCTAATGTGGTGGAAAGAATTAATAAGGTGGATTATAATAATATTTCTACGGCCATTACTTCAACCAATACCAATGATGAAATTGAGGACCTTATTAAATCTTACAATAAACTATTGGGAAGAATCTCTGAAAGTGTATTACTGCAACAGAATTTTATCAATTATGTTTCTCACGAATTTAAGACTCCGTTAGCCGCCATTTCAGGAAACCTGGAAGTATTTGCCCAGAAGGACAGAACTCCCGAGGAATATAAAAAAGTGGCCAGAGAATCTCTGGATAATGTTTATGAGATCGAGAATATACTCAACAATCTTCTTCTGATGTCAGGAATGACCAAGCTGGACTCTTCCCATAAACAGGTAAGAGTGGATGAACTTGTCTGGAAGATTTATGAAAAGCTGGATCCTAAAGCCAAAGAAAATAAATCAGGAATTAAAATTCAGCTGCAGGTTACAAAACCATCCTTGTTAGAGTTCCCAGGTAATGAAACTCTTCTATATCTGGCATTATATAATATTGTAGAAAATGCAATCAAGTATTCTTACGGTTATCCTGT
Coding sequences:
- a CDS encoding LytTR family DNA-binding domain-containing protein, with amino-acid sequence MIKSLGMLSFTSYSYPKSQSVKEIMLSSMAAGTLVYLFLIVFQPFGTENFHHPYKYLILFPYTLIFGSAFFASSLCTTRFKDWNIASELLKVFLILFLGSVLSYFYNSLFISHVTLSFENYGYMFLYSLAVGIPTSSIYILSRYIYLKKYYGNKAENMTLQTIEVPILTISVNNTELMIPESDFLCIQSMENYCALYYLDKDVVKKMWLRISLSNILKQVQTQTIKRCHRSYIVNLDKVRNLKGNAQGYKLILSEIDFDIAVSRSFIPVIIPTLEHLKK
- a CDS encoding 5-formyltetrahydrofolate cyclo-ligase, whose protein sequence is MLKAELRKKYTLKRKALSSDEAFLLSEKIFENFISYFQPKELEKVHIFIPIPVKKEIDTQIFIHYFLSHNIRVFVPKIAEDKLINIEIFEDTVFKVNNWGISEPVSNNDSVEDHFSYVITPLLYCDGKGNRVGYGKGFYDGFFRNISSETKKIGVNYFAPDEIIDDVWENDISLDYLVTPTEVLSFFSGWE
- a CDS encoding ferredoxin; amino-acid sequence: MVIVTLQREKCIGCNYCAEFAPEYFRMSKKDGKSVLLKTTDKKGFYTLKTTDTEAFEPLDRAAKACPVKIISVRLT
- the rmuC gene encoding DNA recombination protein RmuC, producing MTYLIIGCIVGAALGAIISYFALKSSTVSRSIYDELNFLHIKNKSDLENSTAKIQELNQHLNKEKELNIQQQDLLNDLKNEFAKLSAQHSSLNIQFQEQKQSALKQDFQIEALLTEKQDLFAKNAELSAQNENLQKLLNTQKEEITKIQEESKLQFENLANKILEEKTEKFTTLNQNNLKNILEPFQEKITDLKNRVNEAYEKENKERFSLAEKVKELAELNQQISEDAKKLTRALKGESKTQGNWGEMILESILEKSGLVKGREYFLEHELRDEDNKALFSEFSGKKMRPDAVVKYPDERNVIIDSKVSLTAFTELVDETDQDVYIMKLNQHLSSIKNHIMQLSQKAYDDYGKSLDFVMMFIPSEPAYIAAMQADQNLWNYAYERRILLLNPSNLITSLKLIADLWKREYQNRNSLEIAERGAKLYDKFVGFVDNLEKIGRNIDLAKNVYNDAYKQLYTGNDNLVIQTQKLKSLGIKNKKDLPQSLIDNSNLTE
- a CDS encoding CPBP family intramembrane glutamic endopeptidase, encoding MSKNIRFFSIFILGFVIYYFFDLFYFKSIQHFTEELFHSKAIAHALAYTVTLIPIITTLKVLFPKKKILDLLSLHQSAAKGYMIPFIGTLPMLIGYAVHFKTIKTINFDSLFINTVSSAFFEELIFRAFLIGTLYRFTRLGFFSSILLGSLLFAQVHLYQSQNTIELFEIFTITFLGSIFFTWVYFEQDFNIWTAVFLHFFMNLYWEIFNVSENVSGNLYGNLYKVLSIILIISLIVYDKKKKKRPFVITGKSLFIKSKEVHS
- a CDS encoding response regulator transcription factor, giving the protein MNILLVEDDQRISSFLLKGLSEAGYMITLADSGEKAREILHTYDFDIILMDIMLPGLDGMQLTQIIRFKGNYTPILVLSALNSPDDKIKMLDLGADDYLSKPFHFEELISRIKALTRRNKLSYKKEDNHLSCGNIIIDTDLHKVTQNDKEIEFSPTEYKLFTFLMENKNKVLSRTQILHNVWGIDFDSSTNVVDVYISYVRNKIDESGQKIIHTVKGTGYLIKD
- a CDS encoding TrmH family RNA methyltransferase, coding for MLIESFQNEKIKNVTKLLTDNRFRKKSKVFVVEGQQENARAIQYDFEPVEFFICEDIFKEQLPEGRIHYVSDKVYEKIAYRGSSEGIIGVYKAKEVPLSSYIPKANATVIIVEGVEKPGNLGAILRSCEAFGIDALIVADGKTDFYNPNVIRSSVGCLFGMEFYQAENEETLEFLQKNSFNIYTTLMDETAEDLYKKDFTQRSAVLFGTEHSGLSDFWIGKGKNTLIPMAGSIDSLNLSNAVAITCYESLRQKKG
- a CDS encoding HAMP domain-containing sensor histidine kinase, whose amino-acid sequence is MTLRSRFTLISSLSFGIVSIITSAVIFFAYYDSTKIFYFEKLRNTALISAIYYLEKDELPKDRHAQIKQEYKRLIQNNQVAVYNQNNEVTFGQNLDDKNIRLSHLQAARNNKGTQFMSDNQFYYGIFYPDNQGDFVVFVKSPNDSFQSQIWRLAIIMLSVLIIGLLAIYFLSRYLSKVVYKPISNVVERINKVDYNNISTAITSTNTNDEIEDLIKSYNKLLGRISESVLLQQNFINYVSHEFKTPLAAISGNLEVFAQKDRTPEEYKKVARESLDNVYEIENILNNLLLMSGMTKLDSSHKQVRVDELVWKIYEKLDPKAKENKSGIKIQLQVTKPSLLEFPGNETLLYLALYNIVENAIKYSYGYPVEIILSENNNQLNIEVKDQGKGIPAEDLAKITDTFYRGKNVEQIKGSGIGLSLSKSIFDHHHVIMKIDSQVDVGTNVVLIFPSDF
- a CDS encoding peptidase U32 family protein, with amino-acid sequence MTTSGKIELMSPAGDFTSLQAAIDNGADSVYFGVEQLNMRARATMNFTIDDLPEISRRCNEKGVRTYLTLNTIIYDHDLSIIKTLLDKAKEAGLTAVIAMDQAVISYARQIGMEVHISTQINITNIETVKFYALFADTMVMSRELSITQIRKICAQIEKEQIKGPSGNLVEVEIFGHGALCMAVSGKCYLSLHSHNSSANRGACKQNCRKKYTVIDQESGFEIELDNEYMMSPKDLCTIGFLDQIVDAGVKVLKIEGRGRAPEYVATVTKCYREAIDSIAEGTFSQEKVAEWMKQLETVYNRGFWSGYYLGQELGEWSSNSGSSATQKKVYIGKGRHFYPKSNIAEFLVEAYDISVGDSILIQGPTTGSQEMVIETMMVDEKAGADKATKSDIITFPTEFRVRPSDKLYKIVKS